From the Selenomonas sp. oral taxon 920 genome, the window GCCGACGCGGACGGACGGCTGCGAGGAGGGCGGCAGATCATGACCGACACAGAGATTCGGCTGCTGCATACACTCGTGTGTGCCCCGCCCTTTGACCTGCTCGTTTTCTATGTCTTTCGTGAGCGGCTGCGTTTTGCGCGGAGCTGCGTCCTCGTCGGCTATATGCTTCTCCTCGTACTGACACAGTGCATACAGATGACGGCCGGGCTTGACATGTCGCTGACTGCCCTCCTGTGCCGTCCGCTCGCCGTACTCTATATGACGGCGACGATTCATGACCGCCCGCTGCGCGTGCTCTCGATCGCCCTGCTCGTCTATCCGCTGCTGATGCTTGCGGGGACGATTGGTGCGGCGGCGGAGCATTTCTTCGGCGCAGGACTGCCGCCGGGACTGTGGAAATGTCTGCTCGTCCCCATGATGTTCCTCCTCGTCCTGCCCGCCGCGCTGCATACGATCCGTCACCTGCTCATGCCGATGCTGTCCGTTGATGATCGGCGGCTCTGGCTCTATCTCTGCGGCTATGAGGTGATTCTCGTCGCGCTCGCGGTCGCTGCGGATCCATCGGGCACATCGGTGCAGCCGACGATCATCGCTGCGCGGCTGCTGCTCCCGCTCGCCCTCATCCAATACCTGCGCGTATCGAACCTCCTCGTACGCTATACGGAGGAGGGCAACGCACTCCACACACGGCAGCTCCATGAGCAGATGATTCGCAGCAGAGAGGAGGCGCGTTATCAAACGATGCTCGCCCTATGGCGCAGCTCGCGCCGTATGCGTCACGATCTCAGACACCATATGATGGTGGTCGCGCAGCTCGCGCATGAGGGCAGCCGCGCACGGCTTGCCGCGTATCTGGACAATCTCACGGAGCAGTTCTCCGCGCAGAAGGCAGAGAAACACAGGTAAAGACAGAAAATGACGGATACTTGTGGGAACGTTATAGCATATCAAACGATACAGCAGTCTTGGTGCCCCAAACCCTATCATCTATAACCCTTTATTTTGCCAATCCTTTCGTGATATGCTACAATGAGGACGTTTTCATAATATATAGTAAGGAGAATCAAATGCACCAAATCGACAACGGCATCAAGGAGAACTTCTTTCGATGGGACGGGCGGCTGAACCGTCTGCGCTTCCTCAAGCGTCTCCTCGCGCTCACAGGGATCGGCATCGGCCTCTACATCCTCATGGGAATCCTCCTCGTCACCTCCACGGATACGTTGATGCATCCGGATGAGAATACGGTCATGGGAATCTACGGGCTCTTCACCCTGCTCAGCATTCC encodes:
- a CDS encoding beta-carotene 15,15'-monooxygenase, giving the protein MTDTEIRLLHTLVCAPPFDLLVFYVFRERLRFARSCVLVGYMLLLVLTQCIQMTAGLDMSLTALLCRPLAVLYMTATIHDRPLRVLSIALLVYPLLMLAGTIGAAAEHFFGAGLPPGLWKCLLVPMMFLLVLPAALHTIRHLLMPMLSVDDRRLWLYLCGYEVILVALAVAADPSGTSVQPTIIAARLLLPLALIQYLRVSNLLVRYTEEGNALHTRQLHEQMIRSREEARYQTMLALWRSSRRMRHDLRHHMMVVAQLAHEGSRARLAAYLDNLTEQFSAQKAEKHR